One region of Wyeomyia smithii strain HCP4-BCI-WySm-NY-G18 chromosome 3, ASM2978416v1, whole genome shotgun sequence genomic DNA includes:
- the LOC129729096 gene encoding deubiquitinase OTUD6B-like, which produces METQMVNVREGTLVVCRIPGDGNCLFSSLAHQIWQSLPATELNNFHARSLRALVVEYYRSKAGELEEQLTAQDQVIFQQPNSSNTTCNLATPGFWGGEESIRAVAAIFEYNIRVYSENASMTTIGEPGARNQQDLSIVHRSNEYGAYNHYDSVIRLIENDEPPRVKRRHNPTPGFTPSTQNPFPIHHLLTERRGPTATDTHEVTQHSDI; this is translated from the coding sequence ATGGAAACACAAATGGTTAATGTGCGAGAAGGAACGCTGGTGGTCTGCAGAATCCCTGGCGATGGAAACTGCCTGTTCTCATCACTAGCACACCAAATATGGCAATCACTCCCGGCAACAGAGCTCAACAACTTTCACGCCCGCAGTCTCCGAGCACTAGTTGTAGAATATTATCGCTCGAAGGCAGGGGAACTCGAAGAGCAACTGACGGCACAAGACCAAGTAATATTTCAGCAGCCCAACTCATCGAACACTACATGCAACCTCGCAACGCCTGGATTCTGGGGCGGAGAAGAGAGTATCAGAGCGGTGGCTGCCATTTTCGAGTATAACATTAGAGTGTACTCAGAAAACGCAAGCATGACAACAATAGGAGAACCCGGAGCGCGAAACCAACAAGACCTGAGCATAGTTCACAGATCCAACGAATACGGTGCTTACAATCATTACGACAGCGTAATAAGATTGATTGAAAACGATGAACCTCCGAGAGTCAAACGTCGCCATAACCCAACACCCGGTTTTACACCTTCTACGCAGAACCCTTTTCCAATCCACCATCTACTAACCGAACGCCGAGGGCCAACAGCAACAGACACACACGAAGTGACACAACATAGTGACATTTAG